A window of the Lactuca sativa cultivar Salinas chromosome 7, Lsat_Salinas_v11, whole genome shotgun sequence genome harbors these coding sequences:
- the LOC111900478 gene encoding nuclear transcription factor Y subunit B-3 — protein sequence MADSDNESGGHNAGGELSAREQDRFLPIANVSRIMKKALPANAKISKDAKETVQECVSEFISFITGEASDKCQREKRKTINGDDLLWAMTTLGFEEYVEPLKVYLAKYREIEGEKTTLGRQGEKDGSSGGGGDAAAGGGGSGGGVNSGGYNDSGGGMYGGMQNNMMMGRHHHQMYNSGSYHHQMGMGLGSPKGSLGRSGSIGGGSGGASTVKPR from the coding sequence ATGGCGGATTCGGATAACGAATCAGGAGGTCACAACGCCGGCGGCGAGTTATCGGCGAGGGAGCAGGACAGGTTCCTGCCGATTGCAAACGTGAGCCGGATCATGAAGAAAGCGTTACCGGCAAACGCGAAGATCTCGAAGGATGCAAAGGAAACGGTGCAGGAGTGCGTATCGGAGTTCATCAGTTTCATCACCGGAGAAGCATCCGATAAGTGCCAAAGGGAGAAGAGGAAGACAATCAACGGCGACGACTTGCTGTGGGCGATGACGACGTTAGGTTTTGAAGAGTACGTGGAGCCTCTGAAGGTGTATTTGGCAAAGTACAGGGAGATAGAAGGGGAGAAGACGACGTTGGGAAGACAAGGCGAGAAGGATGGGTCATCGGGAGGCGGTGGTGATGCGGCTGCTGGCGGTGGAGGGAGTGGTGGCGGTGTGAATTCGGGTGGGTATAATGACAGCGGTGGAGGGATGTATGGAGGGATGCAGAACAACATGATGATGGGTCGCCACCACCACCAGATGTACAATTCGGGTTCTTATCATCATCAAATGGGTATGGGGTTAGGGAGTCCAAAGGGCAGTTTGGGCAGATCGGGCAGCATCGGTGGTGGAAGTGGTGGAGCTTCCACTGTGAAGCCTAGGTAG